From a region of the Actinomadura luzonensis genome:
- a CDS encoding YciI family protein: MKFMIVGRGNAATEAGELPPQQVVDDMHAYNEALAKAGVLLAAEGLHPSSQGAQIAYSGGRASVIDGPFAETKELIAGFWLIEVKSREEAVEWALRVPAPPGCEGVGLHVWRVFDPSDVPEASLPEEEREREQALRARLRGGTADGTGPIGS, encoded by the coding sequence ATGAAGTTCATGATCGTGGGCCGGGGCAACGCCGCGACCGAGGCCGGGGAGCTGCCTCCCCAGCAGGTCGTCGACGACATGCACGCCTACAACGAGGCGCTGGCCAAGGCGGGCGTGCTGCTCGCCGCCGAAGGGCTCCACCCCAGCTCGCAGGGCGCGCAGATCGCCTACAGCGGCGGCCGGGCGAGCGTGATCGACGGGCCGTTCGCCGAGACCAAGGAGCTGATCGCCGGGTTCTGGCTGATCGAGGTGAAGTCCAGGGAGGAGGCCGTCGAGTGGGCGCTGCGGGTGCCGGCGCCGCCCGGGTGCGAAGGCGTCGGGCTGCACGTGTGGCGCGTCTTCGACCCTTCCGACGTGCCGGAGGCGTCCCTGCCCGAGGAGGAGCGGGAACGCGAGCAGGCCCTGCGGGCCCGCCTCCGCGGCGGCACCGCGGACGGGACGGGTCCCATCGGGTCCTGA
- a CDS encoding RNA polymerase sigma factor, producing the protein MGSVTTAPDAHRPDPHRAVEAVWRIEAARLIAGLAGLVRDVGLAEELAQDALVAALEQWPAEGVPRNPGAWLMTVARRRAIDLVRRNERLRRNLAELGHRLEQAEGREERPEPDEIEDDLLRLVFTACHPALSMEARVALTLRVLGGLTTEEIARAFLVPEATVAQRVVRAKRALADKGVPFEVPGGGELAGRLAAVLEVIYLIFNEGYSATAGDDWLRPALCADALRLGRVLAGLMPGEPEVHGLVALMELHASRSAARVGPSGEPILLLEQDRARWDRLLVGRGLAALRRAEHLSGGAPGPYVLQAAIAACHARAAAAADTDWVRIAALYEDLAKLLRSPVVELNRAVALSMAYGPQAGLGLLDQIAGEPALRGYHLLPSVRGDLLFRLGRREEARAEFERAAALTRNTRERALLQDRAAAC; encoded by the coding sequence ATGGGGTCCGTGACGACGGCCCCGGACGCGCACCGCCCCGACCCCCATCGCGCCGTGGAGGCGGTGTGGCGGATCGAGGCCGCGCGGCTCATCGCCGGCCTCGCCGGGCTGGTGCGCGACGTCGGCCTGGCCGAGGAGCTGGCGCAGGACGCGCTGGTCGCCGCCCTGGAGCAGTGGCCCGCCGAAGGGGTGCCGCGCAACCCCGGCGCCTGGCTGATGACGGTCGCCAGGCGCCGCGCCATCGACCTCGTCCGCAGGAACGAGCGCCTGCGGCGCAACCTCGCCGAGCTCGGCCACCGCCTGGAGCAGGCCGAGGGCCGCGAGGAGCGGCCCGAGCCCGACGAGATCGAGGACGATCTGCTGCGGCTGGTGTTCACCGCCTGCCATCCGGCGCTGTCGATGGAGGCGCGGGTGGCGCTGACCCTGCGCGTGCTCGGCGGCCTCACCACCGAGGAGATCGCCCGCGCGTTCCTGGTGCCGGAGGCCACGGTGGCGCAGCGCGTCGTCCGCGCCAAGCGGGCCCTGGCCGACAAGGGCGTGCCCTTCGAGGTGCCGGGGGGCGGCGAGCTGGCGGGGCGGCTGGCCGCCGTCCTGGAGGTCATCTACCTGATCTTCAACGAGGGCTACTCGGCCACGGCCGGCGACGACTGGCTGCGGCCCGCTCTGTGCGCGGACGCCCTGCGGCTCGGCCGCGTCCTGGCCGGGCTGATGCCGGGCGAGCCCGAGGTGCACGGCCTGGTGGCGCTCATGGAGCTGCACGCCTCCCGCTCGGCGGCCCGGGTGGGCCCGTCCGGCGAGCCGATCCTGCTGCTGGAGCAGGACCGCGCCCGCTGGGACCGGCTGCTCGTCGGCCGCGGCCTGGCCGCGCTGCGGCGGGCCGAGCACCTGTCGGGCGGCGCTCCTGGCCCGTACGTCCTGCAGGCCGCCATCGCCGCGTGCCACGCCCGCGCCGCGGCCGCCGCCGACACCGACTGGGTGCGCATCGCCGCGCTCTACGAGGACCTGGCCAAGCTGCTGCGCTCCCCCGTGGTCGAGCTGAACCGGGCGGTGGCGCTGTCGATGGCCTACGGCCCGCAGGCCGGCCTCGGGCTGCTGGACCAGATCGCCGGCGAGCCGGCGCTGCGCGGCTACCACCTGCTGCCGAGCGTCCGCGGCGACCTGCTGTTCAGGCTGGGCCGGCGCGAGGAGGCGCGCGCCGAGTTCGAGCGCGCCGCCGCCCTGACCCGCAACACCCGCGAGCGCGCCCTGCTCCAGGACCGCGCCGCCGCCTGCTGA
- a CDS encoding ArsR/SmtB family transcription factor, with product MSRTKADLLDDDRVPRHPDLREVTLQQVLEALVDPVRRSIVTRLRDVPGDVRCGSFDLPVSKSTATHHFRVLREAGLIRQYYVGTARMNALRRDEFDAAFPGLLDAVVAAERAAAGAGV from the coding sequence ATGTCCCGAACCAAGGCCGATCTCCTGGACGACGACCGGGTCCCGCGCCACCCCGACCTGCGGGAGGTCACCCTGCAGCAGGTGCTCGAAGCGCTCGTGGACCCGGTGCGGCGCAGCATCGTCACCCGGCTCCGCGACGTTCCGGGCGACGTCAGGTGCGGCTCGTTCGACCTGCCCGTCAGCAAGTCGACGGCCACCCACCACTTCCGGGTGCTGCGCGAGGCCGGGCTCATCCGGCAGTACTACGTGGGCACCGCGCGCATGAACGCGCTGCGCCGCGACGAGTTCGACGCCGCCTTCCCCGGGCTGCTCGACGCCGTCGTCGCCGCCGAGCGCGCCGCCGCCGGCGCGGGGGTGTGA